From one Polyangia bacterium genomic stretch:
- a CDS encoding ATP-dependent DNA ligase has protein sequence MQLSQLVETSRRVAATRSRLEKVALLADLIRLLPPRLVGVGVAYLTGELPQGRLGIGYAVLHELRATPTAPNVDAATEPLQLADVDRTFAAIKDTSGAGSVERRAGLLRALLSRATAAEQDLVLRLIIGEVRHGALEGVVADAVARAFSVEAAAVRRAMMLAGTLPAVAVALAHAGPGNGAGALGQFQLQLFQSVQPMLADTALDADAALERLGQAAFEYKLDGARVQVHKDGGTVEVFSRQQNRVTVAVPEIVERVAALPARRLVLDGEAIALSSNGRPLPFQTTMRRFGRRLDVPRLRAELPLAVSFFDVLRIDDDTLIDRPLSDRWQALAAADPDGALLVPRLVTGDGDAADAFFARAIADGHEGVMAKGLQSLYSAGRRGQEWLKIKSAHTLDLVVLAAEWGSGRRQGWLSNLHLGARDPENGGFLMLGKTFKGMTDQILRWQTEAFLSREIGRDGMAVYVRPELVVEIAFNDVQVSPQYPGGVALRFARLKRYRDDKTAADANTIAEVRALLPSG, from the coding sequence GTGCAACTTTCGCAACTGGTCGAGACGTCGCGCCGGGTGGCGGCCACGCGCTCGCGGCTGGAGAAAGTCGCGCTTTTGGCCGACCTGATCCGCCTGTTGCCGCCGCGGCTGGTGGGCGTCGGCGTCGCGTACCTGACCGGCGAGCTGCCGCAGGGACGACTGGGGATTGGCTACGCGGTCCTGCACGAGCTGCGCGCCACACCGACGGCGCCCAACGTCGACGCCGCCACCGAACCGCTGCAGCTCGCCGATGTCGACCGCACGTTCGCCGCCATCAAGGACACAAGCGGCGCCGGCTCGGTCGAACGCCGCGCCGGTTTGCTGCGCGCGCTGCTGTCGCGAGCCACTGCGGCCGAGCAAGACTTGGTGCTCCGTCTCATCATCGGCGAGGTCCGCCATGGCGCGCTGGAAGGCGTGGTCGCCGACGCCGTGGCGCGCGCGTTCTCGGTCGAGGCGGCGGCGGTTCGTCGGGCGATGATGCTGGCGGGAACGTTGCCTGCGGTGGCGGTGGCGCTGGCACACGCCGGCCCGGGAAACGGCGCGGGTGCGCTGGGACAATTTCAGCTGCAGCTGTTTCAGTCGGTGCAACCGATGCTGGCCGACACCGCGCTGGACGCCGACGCGGCGCTGGAACGCCTGGGCCAGGCCGCCTTCGAGTACAAGCTGGACGGCGCCCGCGTGCAGGTGCACAAGGACGGCGGCACCGTCGAGGTCTTCAGCCGCCAGCAGAACCGCGTCACCGTCGCGGTGCCGGAGATCGTCGAGCGCGTCGCCGCCCTGCCGGCGCGCCGGCTGGTTCTGGACGGCGAGGCCATCGCGCTGTCGTCGAACGGACGACCGCTGCCGTTTCAAACCACCATGCGCCGGTTCGGCCGCCGCCTGGACGTGCCGCGCCTGCGCGCCGAGCTGCCGCTGGCGGTTTCGTTCTTCGACGTCCTGCGCATCGACGACGACACGCTGATCGATCGCCCGCTGTCCGATCGCTGGCAAGCGCTGGCCGCCGCTGATCCCGACGGGGCGCTGCTGGTTCCGCGCCTGGTCACCGGCGACGGCGACGCTGCCGACGCTTTCTTCGCCCGCGCCATCGCCGACGGCCACGAGGGGGTGATGGCCAAGGGCCTGCAGTCGCTGTACAGCGCGGGCCGCCGCGGGCAGGAATGGTTGAAGATCAAGTCGGCTCATACGCTGGACCTGGTGGTGCTGGCCGCCGAGTGGGGCAGCGGACGGCGCCAAGGCTGGCTGAGCAACCTGCACCTGGGCGCGCGCGATCCCGAAAACGGCGGCTTTCTGATGCTGGGCAAGACGTTCAAGGGCATGACCGATCAGATTCTGCGCTGGCAGACCGAGGCGTTTCTGTCGCGCGAGATCGGCCGTGACGGGATGGCCGTCTACGTGCGCCCCGAGTTGGTGGTGGAGATCGCCTTCAACGACGTGCAGGTGAGCCCTCAGTACCCGGGCGGCGTGGCCCTGCGCTTCGCCCGCTTGAAACGCTACCGCGACGACAAGACCGCCGCCGACGCCAACACCATCGCCGAGGTGCGCGCGCTGCTGCCGTCCGGTTGA
- a CDS encoding DCC1-like thiol-disulfide oxidoreductase family protein: MPPRPPTADRPGWRGWLCIDPRSLGLGRIALGLALLVDLWSRGPQLTLFYSNEGLLPNHTVLWQPIVPRLFSIFFMASLPHEAALLFFVCGFCFVTLAVGFRTRLFQVLSLLATVSLHNRIIWIEGEGSVALGALCLWTLFLPLSRRFSVDAVVAGLRGRAHHSAADLDPARAPAADTAPVQSLAVAGLLLQFAAMLIFWFANRSGPAWRDGSALHWLLHQARVVTAVGAWARAALSPSLLSALSRFVWLAPLLIAVLLLLPVGRVWARRLGIALTVTWVATIAALLNQGNWAVAVLAFLPFFLSAQDWEQAAAWARRRQRTRLVIFDGDCGICFFSVRLLRRLDTLGRLRFLSNDDLAAFPAGLSVEPGLLEKTVLVVDPVTGRRWLRADAFAEIFRTLPGFWPLALFLRLPLVRTVAVWVYDRVAINRTRLSTWLGLAACGVPARPPSSVATAAVDGTAEASSGGGAFFLCRCWRWLRARPAQMRELLAALTLLALAVDALAENPAVPAALRDLRPPLVATLIGYGGLSQRWTAWASEPPTGDRMVFVDALTSDGRHVDPFNAAGSRIDEPSLPLTTIPARLDESALFAEYARRIPDHVVYHQAFVEWVLRHPERTGRAGDRIASFDAWVIDDDSPPPGETVAGNVRRRIFLHHGAPPP, encoded by the coding sequence ATGCCGCCGCGCCCCCCGACCGCCGATCGTCCCGGATGGCGCGGCTGGCTTTGCATCGATCCGCGCAGCTTGGGTTTGGGTCGCATCGCGCTGGGCTTGGCGTTGCTGGTGGATTTGTGGTCGCGCGGGCCGCAGCTGACCCTTTTCTATTCCAACGAGGGGCTGCTGCCGAATCACACCGTGCTCTGGCAGCCGATTGTTCCCCGGCTGTTTTCGATCTTCTTCATGGCGTCGCTGCCGCACGAGGCGGCGCTGCTTTTTTTCGTCTGCGGATTTTGTTTCGTCACCCTGGCGGTCGGATTTCGCACCCGGCTTTTCCAGGTCTTGAGCCTGCTGGCCACGGTCAGCCTGCACAACCGGATCATCTGGATCGAGGGCGAGGGCAGCGTGGCGCTGGGCGCGCTGTGCTTGTGGACGTTGTTCTTGCCGCTGTCGCGGCGATTCTCCGTCGACGCGGTGGTGGCCGGCCTGCGCGGGCGCGCCCATCACTCGGCAGCGGATCTGGATCCGGCGCGCGCGCCGGCGGCGGACACCGCGCCCGTGCAGTCTCTGGCTGTGGCGGGCCTTCTGCTGCAGTTCGCGGCCATGTTGATCTTCTGGTTCGCCAACCGGTCGGGGCCAGCCTGGCGTGACGGGTCGGCCCTGCACTGGCTGCTTCACCAAGCGCGGGTGGTCACCGCCGTCGGTGCGTGGGCGCGCGCGGCGCTGTCGCCGTCGCTGTTGTCGGCGCTCAGTCGTTTCGTGTGGCTGGCGCCGCTGTTGATTGCCGTGTTGCTGCTGCTGCCAGTGGGACGCGTCTGGGCGCGCCGGCTGGGCATCGCGCTAACGGTGACCTGGGTGGCGACGATCGCCGCGCTGTTAAACCAAGGCAACTGGGCGGTCGCGGTGCTGGCGTTTCTGCCGTTCTTTTTGTCGGCGCAAGATTGGGAGCAAGCCGCTGCCTGGGCGCGCCGGCGCCAGCGCACGCGTCTCGTCATCTTCGACGGTGATTGTGGGATCTGTTTTTTTTCGGTGCGCCTCTTGCGACGCCTGGACACGCTGGGGCGGCTGCGTTTCCTGTCGAACGACGACCTGGCGGCGTTTCCGGCTGGACTGTCGGTCGAGCCGGGACTGCTGGAAAAGACGGTGCTGGTGGTGGATCCCGTGACGGGCCGGCGCTGGCTGCGGGCAGATGCCTTCGCCGAGATCTTTCGCACCTTGCCCGGCTTTTGGCCGCTGGCGCTGTTCCTGCGGCTGCCGCTGGTCCGCACCGTGGCGGTCTGGGTCTACGATCGGGTGGCGATCAACCGGACGCGCCTTTCCACCTGGCTGGGACTGGCGGCGTGCGGGGTGCCGGCCCGGCCGCCGTCCTCCGTGGCGACGGCGGCGGTTGACGGAACAGCGGAGGCGTCGTCGGGCGGCGGCGCTTTCTTTCTTTGTCGCTGCTGGCGCTGGCTGCGCGCGCGGCCAGCGCAGATGCGCGAGCTGCTGGCGGCGCTGACGTTGTTGGCCCTGGCCGTCGATGCGCTGGCCGAAAACCCTGCCGTGCCCGCGGCGCTGCGCGACCTGCGCCCGCCGCTGGTGGCGACGCTGATCGGGTACGGCGGCCTGTCCCAGCGCTGGACGGCGTGGGCGTCGGAGCCGCCGACCGGTGACCGGATGGTGTTCGTCGATGCCCTGACCAGCGACGGGCGCCACGTCGATCCGTTCAACGCCGCCGGCAGCCGCATCGATGAACCGTCGCTGCCGCTGACCACTATCCCGGCGCGCCTGGATGAAAGCGCGCTGTTCGCCGAATACGCGCGTCGCATTCCGGATCACGTCGTCTATCACCAGGCGTTTGTCGAATGGGTGCTGCGCCACCCAGAGCGCACCGGACGCGCCGGCGATCGAATCGCCTCGTTCGACGCCTGGGTGATCGATGACGACAGTCCACCCCCCGGCGAGACCGTGGCCGGCAATGTTCGCCGGCGTATTTTTCTTCACCACGGAGCGCCGCCGCCATGA
- a CDS encoding class I SAM-dependent methyltransferase, with translation MANDATALPQTWDPQRYAENARFVAELGMPVVALLDPQPGERILDLGCGDGFLTAKLKEMGARVIGVDASAAQIAAAVAMDLDARVIDGQALPFAGEFDAVFSNAALHWMKDADAVIGGVWRALVPGGRFVAECGGAGCVATIRAALGRALGRRGIDADRHNPWRFASAEDYQARLLQGGFVVESIALFARPTPLPGEMTAWLQTFAESFLDPLPPTERPVLLAEVQDDLRPALCDPAGHWTADYTRVRFRAIKSATATT, from the coding sequence ATGGCGAACGACGCGACCGCCCTGCCGCAGACCTGGGATCCGCAGCGCTACGCGGAAAACGCGCGCTTTGTGGCCGAACTGGGGATGCCGGTGGTGGCGCTGCTGGATCCGCAGCCGGGCGAACGCATTCTGGATCTCGGCTGCGGCGACGGCTTTCTGACCGCCAAGCTGAAGGAGATGGGCGCCCGGGTGATCGGCGTCGACGCCAGCGCGGCGCAGATCGCGGCGGCGGTGGCGATGGACCTGGACGCGCGCGTGATCGACGGGCAGGCCCTGCCCTTCGCCGGCGAATTCGACGCCGTCTTCAGCAACGCCGCCTTGCACTGGATGAAGGACGCCGACGCGGTCATCGGCGGGGTGTGGCGCGCGCTGGTCCCGGGCGGTCGCTTTGTCGCCGAGTGCGGCGGCGCCGGCTGCGTGGCAACTATCCGCGCGGCCTTGGGGAGGGCGCTGGGCCGGCGCGGAATCGACGCCGATCGGCACAACCCGTGGCGCTTCGCCTCGGCGGAAGACTATCAAGCCCGGCTGCTCCAAGGCGGCTTCGTCGTCGAGAGCATCGCCCTGTTCGCCCGCCCGACGCCGCTGCCGGGCGAGATGACCGCCTGGCTGCAAACCTTCGCCGAAAGTTTTCTGGACCCGCTGCCGCCGACAGAGCGGCCGGTGTTGCTGGCCGAGGTGCAAGATGATCTGCGGCCCGCGCTGTGCGACCCTGCCGGCCACTGGACCGCCGATTACACGCGGGTTCGTTTTCGCGCCATCAAGTCGGCGACCGCGACGACCTAG
- the acnA gene encoding aconitate hydratase AcnA, whose protein sequence is MANSFGTLSTLKVGNKEYQFHRLAALKKAGLDPDRLPFSLRILLENLLRTEDGRTVRAADIKTLANWQPKDEPADEIAFQPSRVLLQDFTGVPAVVDLAAMREAMKKLGGDATKINPLLPAELVIDHSVQVDEFGTAQALSLNAAIEFQRNKERYAFLRWGQSAFRNFAVVPPDTGIVHQVNLEYLARVVFTAPAVSGALPMAYPDTLVGTDSHTTMVNGLGVLGWGVGGIEAEAAMLGQPMSMLIPQVIGFRLHGKLREGSTATDLVLVVTELLRKKGVVGKFVEFFGHGVAALSLADRATIANMAPEYGATCGIFPVDAETLRYLRFSGRPEEQVALVDAYMREQGLFGSGDGDKTPAYTDTMELDLGTVEPSVAGPKRPQDRVRLSSARQSFEQALPSLIKPKKKAGAGDAGAPAVPSAPELKNGSVVIAAITSCTNTSNPSVMVAAALLAKKAVEKGLATKPWVKTSLAPGSKVVTEYLNEAKLTPFLEQLRFHTVGYGCTTCIGNSGPLPAPVSHAIDERDLVVASVLSGNRNFEGRINPEVRANYLMSPPLVVAFALAGRIDIDMDKEPLGTDRAGKPVFLRDIWPSSDEVNRTMAAAIKPEMFTRSYGVVFEGDDRWQKLDVPKGETYVWQGDSTYIKHPPYFEGMKKAPSPVVDIKKARVLALLGDSVTTDHISPAGSIKKDGPAGKYLQAHGVDAKDFNSYGARRGNHEVMVRGTFANVRLKNLLAPGTEGGVTRHLPDGAAMSIFDASEKYAAEKVPLLVLAGKEYGSGSSRDWAAKGPLLLGVRVVIAESYERIHRSNLVGMGIVPLQFLPGQNAENLGLNGEELYETVGLPQLLSSNFAGGRTLKVRATRADGGVVEVETLVRIDTPQEIAYYQHGGILQYVLRQLVGA, encoded by the coding sequence ATGGCGAACAGCTTCGGCACGTTGTCCACGCTCAAGGTCGGGAACAAGGAGTACCAGTTTCACCGCCTGGCGGCGTTGAAGAAGGCTGGCTTGGATCCGGACCGCTTGCCGTTCTCGCTGCGCATCCTGCTGGAGAATTTGCTGCGCACCGAAGATGGCCGGACCGTGCGCGCCGCGGACATCAAGACGCTGGCCAACTGGCAGCCGAAAGACGAGCCTGCCGACGAGATCGCCTTTCAGCCCAGCCGGGTGCTGCTGCAGGATTTCACCGGTGTGCCGGCGGTGGTCGATCTGGCGGCGATGCGCGAGGCGATGAAGAAGCTGGGCGGCGACGCCACCAAGATCAACCCGCTTTTGCCGGCCGAGCTGGTCATCGATCACTCGGTGCAGGTGGACGAGTTCGGAACGGCGCAAGCGCTGTCGCTGAACGCGGCGATTGAATTTCAGCGCAACAAAGAGCGGTACGCGTTTTTGCGCTGGGGTCAGTCGGCGTTTCGCAACTTTGCGGTGGTGCCGCCGGATACCGGCATCGTCCATCAGGTGAACCTGGAATATCTGGCTCGCGTGGTCTTCACCGCGCCGGCGGTTTCTGGCGCACTGCCGATGGCCTATCCCGACACCCTGGTCGGCACCGACTCGCACACCACCATGGTCAATGGCCTGGGCGTTCTGGGCTGGGGCGTGGGCGGCATCGAAGCCGAGGCCGCCATGCTGGGCCAGCCGATGTCCATGTTGATTCCGCAGGTGATCGGCTTTCGCCTGCACGGCAAGCTGCGCGAAGGATCCACCGCGACCGATCTGGTGCTGGTGGTGACCGAGCTCCTGCGCAAAAAGGGCGTGGTCGGGAAATTCGTCGAGTTCTTTGGCCACGGCGTGGCGGCGCTGTCGCTGGCGGATCGGGCGACCATCGCCAACATGGCGCCCGAATACGGCGCCACCTGCGGGATCTTTCCCGTCGACGCCGAGACGCTGCGCTACCTGCGTTTCTCCGGGCGTCCCGAGGAACAGGTCGCCCTGGTGGACGCGTACATGCGCGAGCAGGGCCTGTTCGGCAGCGGCGACGGCGACAAGACGCCCGCGTACACCGACACCATGGAGCTGGATCTCGGCACCGTCGAGCCCAGCGTGGCCGGGCCGAAGCGGCCGCAGGATCGGGTGCGCCTGTCGTCGGCGCGCCAGTCGTTCGAGCAGGCGCTGCCGTCGCTGATCAAGCCGAAGAAGAAAGCCGGCGCCGGCGATGCCGGCGCGCCGGCGGTTCCGTCGGCGCCCGAGCTGAAAAATGGTTCGGTGGTGATCGCGGCGATCACCAGCTGCACCAACACGTCGAACCCGTCGGTGATGGTGGCGGCGGCTCTGCTGGCGAAAAAAGCCGTCGAGAAGGGCCTTGCGACCAAGCCGTGGGTGAAGACGTCGCTGGCGCCCGGATCAAAGGTGGTCACCGAGTATCTGAACGAAGCCAAGCTGACGCCGTTCCTGGAACAACTGCGCTTTCACACCGTCGGTTACGGCTGTACCACCTGTATCGGTAACTCAGGTCCGCTGCCAGCGCCGGTGTCGCACGCCATCGACGAGCGCGATCTGGTGGTGGCGTCGGTGCTGTCGGGCAACCGCAACTTCGAAGGCCGCATCAACCCGGAGGTGCGGGCGAACTATCTGATGTCACCGCCGCTGGTGGTGGCGTTCGCCCTGGCCGGGCGCATCGACATCGACATGGACAAGGAACCGCTTGGCACCGATCGCGCCGGCAAGCCGGTTTTTCTGCGCGACATCTGGCCCAGCAGCGACGAGGTGAACCGCACCATGGCGGCGGCGATCAAGCCCGAGATGTTCACCCGATCGTACGGGGTGGTCTTCGAAGGCGATGACCGCTGGCAGAAGCTGGACGTGCCCAAGGGCGAGACGTACGTGTGGCAAGGCGACTCGACGTACATCAAGCACCCGCCCTACTTCGAAGGGATGAAGAAGGCGCCGTCGCCGGTGGTCGACATCAAAAAGGCGCGCGTGCTGGCCCTGCTGGGCGACAGCGTCACCACCGATCACATTTCGCCGGCGGGATCGATCAAGAAGGATGGACCGGCGGGCAAGTATCTGCAGGCTCACGGCGTGGACGCCAAGGACTTCAATTCCTACGGCGCGCGGCGCGGGAACCACGAAGTGATGGTGCGGGGGACGTTCGCCAACGTGCGCCTCAAGAACCTGCTGGCGCCCGGCACCGAGGGCGGCGTCACCCGGCACTTGCCCGATGGAGCGGCGATGTCGATCTTCGACGCGTCGGAGAAATACGCTGCCGAGAAGGTGCCGCTGCTGGTGCTGGCGGGCAAGGAGTATGGCAGCGGATCGTCGCGCGACTGGGCGGCGAAGGGACCGCTGCTTTTGGGCGTGCGCGTGGTGATCGCCGAGAGCTATGAGCGCATCCACCGATCGAACCTGGTGGGCATGGGCATCGTGCCGCTGCAATTTCTACCCGGGCAAAACGCGGAGAACCTGGGTCTGAACGGCGAGGAGCTGTACGAGACCGTCGGGTTGCCGCAGCTTTTGAGTTCGAACTTCGCCGGCGGCCGCACGCTGAAGGTGCGGGCCACGCGCGCTGACGGCGGCGTGGTCGAGGTGGAGACGCTGGTGCGCATCGATACGCCACAGGAGATCGCCTACTACCAGCACGGCGGGATTCTGCAGTATGTGCTGCGCCAGCTGGTGGGCGCGTAG
- a CDS encoding glutathione S-transferase family protein: MPEYTLYGFAQSGHCYKVALCLELAGADWKPRFVDYFNGETHTPAYRAINVMGEAPVLDHGDLRLTQSGVMLDYLAERYPQLAVEKIAGGDPAQQREVLRWLLWDNHKLTSYTATFRYFRVLAAKSEPAVLAEFGKRARAAWTVLDTHLGGRSFVVGNRLSIVDLSICGYLFFEDELGVDWNDFPNLRDWLGRIRAQPRWKHPYDLLPGHPLQGKK, encoded by the coding sequence GTGCCGGAGTACACGCTGTATGGATTTGCCCAATCGGGACACTGTTACAAGGTGGCGCTGTGTCTGGAGCTGGCGGGCGCCGACTGGAAGCCGCGCTTCGTCGATTACTTCAACGGCGAGACGCACACGCCGGCCTATCGGGCCATCAACGTGATGGGCGAAGCGCCGGTGCTCGACCACGGCGACCTGCGCCTGACCCAGTCGGGCGTCATGCTGGATTATCTGGCCGAGCGCTATCCGCAGCTCGCCGTCGAGAAAATCGCGGGCGGCGATCCGGCGCAGCAGCGCGAGGTCCTGCGCTGGCTGCTGTGGGACAACCACAAGTTGACCAGCTACACGGCCACCTTCCGCTATTTTCGCGTCCTGGCCGCCAAGAGCGAGCCCGCCGTGCTGGCGGAGTTCGGCAAACGGGCGCGCGCGGCGTGGACGGTGCTGGACACGCACCTCGGCGGCCGATCGTTCGTGGTCGGTAACCGGCTATCGATCGTCGACCTGTCGATCTGCGGCTATCTCTTCTTCGAAGACGAGCTGGGCGTCGACTGGAACGACTTCCCGAACCTGCGCGACTGGCTGGGGCGGATCCGGGCGCAGCCGCGCTGGAAGCACCCGTACGATCTGCTGCCCGGGCATCCGCTGCAGGGAAAGAAATAA
- the miaE gene encoding tRNA isopentenyl-2-thiomethyl-A-37 hydroxylase MiaE encodes MVSESPRSILRSCTHPAWFARSSGDLLMLLSDHLHCERKAAENALSLVRRYPHRGPSVTLLGRLAHEETSHVVQVAALIGARGWVPRADTPNQYARGLMAEIRGAEPARLLDSLLAAAFIEARSHERLGFLAAGFERVGEDQLADFYRALAGAEERHAEIFLELAAPLVSLASFDDRLSHFAAREAEILAALPHGPRIH; translated from the coding sequence ATGGTCAGCGAAAGTCCGCGGTCGATCTTGCGGTCGTGCACGCACCCGGCGTGGTTCGCGCGCAGCAGCGGCGATCTGCTGATGCTTCTGTCCGATCATCTGCACTGCGAGCGCAAAGCGGCCGAAAACGCCCTGTCGCTGGTGCGGCGCTATCCGCACCGCGGTCCGTCGGTGACGTTGCTGGGGCGGCTGGCGCACGAAGAGACCAGCCACGTGGTGCAGGTGGCGGCGCTGATCGGGGCCCGCGGCTGGGTGCCGCGCGCCGATACACCGAATCAGTACGCTCGCGGCCTGATGGCGGAGATCCGCGGCGCCGAGCCCGCGCGCTTGCTGGATTCGCTGCTGGCGGCGGCGTTCATCGAGGCGCGCTCGCACGAACGGCTGGGGTTCCTGGCGGCGGGCTTCGAACGCGTCGGGGAAGATCAACTGGCCGATTTCTATCGCGCCCTGGCCGGCGCCGAAGAACGTCACGCCGAGATCTTTCTCGAGCTGGCGGCGCCGCTGGTTTCCCTGGCCAGCTTCGACGATCGCCTGTCGCACTTCGCCGCGCGCGAAGCGGAGATCCTGGCGGCCCTGCCGCACGGCCCGCGCATTCATTGA
- a CDS encoding HTTM domain-containing protein — protein MTVSAAAFGQALARRYLTADPRSLAAGRIALALVLLVDLLRRIPDLTLWYSNHGLLTNHVLLWRPPTQWMFSLFFLASWEDEAALGFILCGIVYAALLVGWRTRLFQFLSAIAVWSLHGRVTLVENGGDWMLSELALWTMFLPLGRRFSVDALRAARAAPDAPADETPVLSVAVLALLVQLAVSYLFNALHKGGATWRQGTAVHVVLHQDRMVTAFGVWMRPHMTLGLSRVLTYSSLAMETALPFLILSPLRQSVTRRLAIVFMVSLHLGLQLFINVGVFSLVMMAYAPFLLTAADWQALAARPRLLVLGRRLSAGAQRIAAVVAGLCGSAPQPSLPRPSNVPAVDFLRRLRTAAREGAAGLMLVVLMTELFIGNPLLSARVRFWQPTFVRMLVAYPRLIQAWTMFAPDAPVVDESVVVEAVTADGRHVDPYSEVAGRYGHPGTAAIPARLDNDSFFFNYSARIPFSSQYWGAFQDWILAYPQRTGRAEDRIVSFEASIVEDDSPPVGEMNPRHTRARVFLRWPRR, from the coding sequence ATGACCGTGAGCGCTGCGGCGTTCGGCCAGGCCTTGGCCCGCCGTTACCTGACCGCCGATCCGCGCAGCCTGGCCGCGGGGCGGATCGCGCTGGCGCTGGTGCTGCTGGTCGATCTGCTGCGCCGGATCCCGGACCTGACGCTTTGGTATTCCAACCACGGCCTGCTGACCAATCACGTTCTTCTGTGGCGGCCGCCCACGCAGTGGATGTTCTCCCTGTTTTTTCTGGCCTCGTGGGAGGACGAAGCCGCGCTGGGGTTCATCCTGTGCGGCATCGTGTACGCGGCCTTGCTGGTCGGCTGGCGCACGCGTCTTTTCCAGTTCCTGTCGGCGATCGCGGTGTGGAGCCTGCACGGGCGGGTCACGCTGGTGGAGAACGGTGGCGACTGGATGCTCAGCGAGCTGGCGCTGTGGACGATGTTCCTGCCTCTCGGGCGGCGGTTCTCCGTCGATGCGCTGCGGGCCGCGCGCGCTGCGCCCGACGCGCCCGCGGACGAGACGCCGGTGTTGTCGGTGGCGGTGCTGGCGCTGCTGGTGCAACTGGCGGTGTCGTACCTGTTCAACGCCCTTCACAAAGGCGGGGCGACCTGGCGGCAGGGCACCGCGGTTCACGTGGTGCTGCACCAGGATCGGATGGTGACGGCGTTCGGCGTGTGGATGCGGCCGCACATGACGCTGGGGTTGTCGCGGGTGCTGACCTACAGCAGCCTGGCGATGGAGACGGCGCTGCCGTTTTTGATCTTGAGTCCGCTGCGCCAGTCCGTCACCCGGCGCCTCGCCATCGTGTTCATGGTGTCGCTGCACCTTGGGTTGCAGCTGTTCATCAACGTCGGCGTGTTCTCGCTGGTGATGATGGCGTACGCGCCGTTTCTATTGACCGCGGCGGACTGGCAGGCGCTGGCGGCGCGGCCACGGCTTTTGGTGCTCGGGCGGCGGTTGTCGGCAGGCGCGCAGCGGATCGCCGCGGTGGTCGCCGGACTGTGCGGCTCGGCACCGCAGCCATCGCTGCCGCGGCCGTCCAATGTACCGGCGGTCGATTTTCTTCGTCGTCTGCGCACGGCCGCCCGCGAGGGCGCCGCCGGTCTGATGCTGGTGGTGCTGATGACCGAGCTTTTCATCGGCAACCCGCTGTTGTCGGCGCGCGTGCGCTTCTGGCAGCCGACCTTCGTCAGGATGCTGGTGGCGTACCCACGCCTCATCCAGGCCTGGACCATGTTCGCGCCCGACGCGCCCGTGGTCGACGAGAGCGTGGTGGTCGAAGCGGTCACCGCCGACGGCCGCCACGTCGATCCGTACAGTGAAGTGGCCGGCCGGTATGGCCACCCCGGCACCGCCGCCATCCCCGCCCGCCTGGACAACGATTCATTTTTCTTCAACTACTCGGCGCGCATTCCGTTCTCGTCGCAGTACTGGGGGGCCTTCCAGGACTGGATCCTGGCCTATCCGCAACGCACCGGACGGGCCGAGGATCGCATCGTCAGTTTCGAAGCCAGCATCGTCGAAGATGACAGCCCGCCGGTCGGCGAAATGAACCCGCGTCACACGCGGGCGCGGGTTTTTCTCCGCTGGCCGCGCCGCTGA